The Natrinema saccharevitans genome includes the window CTCGGTCGACTACGAGTAAGCCCGCTCGAACCGTTCGGCCGGGCGGTGCGACTGCACGCACGCCGTGGACGTCGCGTGGAATCGAGGCGTGACCGACGCGTCCGTTTTAGGGCCGCCGGCCCGTACGCTCACCATGGACTGGACAGCCGAAGACGTCCCCGACCAAAGCGGACGGACGATCGTCGTCACCGGCGCGAACAGCGGCATCGGTCTCGAGGCCACGCGCGAACTCGCGCGCAACGGTGCGACGGTGATCATGGCCTGTCGCAGCGCCGAACGCGGCGCGGACGCGGCCGACGGGATTCGCGAGGAAATCCCCGGTGCCGACCTCCGCGTCGAGGCCTGCGATCTGGGCGATCTCGCGTCCGTTCGCGACTTCGCGGCCCAACTCGAGGCGGAGATCGACGTCCTCGTCAACAACGCCGGGGTCATGGCGATTCCTCGCTCGGAGACCGCGGACGGCTTCGAGACCCAGTTCGGCGTCAACCACCTCGGGCACTTCGCACTGACCGGGCTCTTGCTCGAGAACCTGGGGCTCGAGACCGAGCCCGACTCGCGGATCGTCACCGTCTCGAGCGGCGTCCACGAGCGCGGGCGGATCGACTTCGACGACCTCCAGCACGAGGACGACTACGACAAGTGGGACGCCTACGCCCAGTCGAAGCTGGCGAACGTCCTGTTCGCCTACGAACTCGAGCGCCGGCTGCTCACCGCCGACGCGAACGCGGCGAGCGTTGCGGTCCATCCCGGCTACGCGAACACCCGGTTACAGCTGCGCGGCCCCGAACAGAGCGGCAGCCGGCTCCGCAAGGCCGGGATGGCGGTGCTGAACACCGTC containing:
- a CDS encoding oxidoreductase is translated as MDWTAEDVPDQSGRTIVVTGANSGIGLEATRELARNGATVIMACRSAERGADAADGIREEIPGADLRVEACDLGDLASVRDFAAQLEAEIDVLVNNAGVMAIPRSETADGFETQFGVNHLGHFALTGLLLENLGLETEPDSRIVTVSSGVHERGRIDFDDLQHEDDYDKWDAYAQSKLANVLFAYELERRLLTADANAASVAVHPGYANTRLQLRGPEQSGSRLRKAGMAVLNTVVAQSAAMGALPTLYAATAPGAEGGAYYGPGGLMNMRGTPERQASSDRSYDEETARRLWDVSSELTGVTYDLPEPSADVSA